Proteins encoded by one window of Actinocorallia herbida:
- a CDS encoding FAD-dependent monooxygenase, with translation MTAQGSIAISGAGIGGLAAAIALRALGHEVVVYEQAPKFARVGADINLTPNAVRALDGLGVGAALRETAARPTHRISRTYDTGEETSRLPMGDIAEQQYGAPQLTMHRADLMTALEAAVPASAIRFSAKVTGLTQDDEGVTLEFADGTTARHDAVIGADGIHSSVRTALFGKESPDFTGVVAFRAVVPVETLAGVDNLDAFTKWWGPDKDTQIVTFPLNRGRDLFIFATIPQEGWHEESWTQPGNVAELSELYRDFHPEARQLLAACDEVLKSALYVRDPLASWTVGRATLMGDASHPMMPFMAQGAGQAIEDGVVLARAIAAHDAFPAAFAAYEAARRERTARIQISSRDNAWLKESGTGDWVYGYDAWTVPVA, from the coding sequence ATGACCGCTCAGGGATCCATCGCCATCAGCGGCGCCGGCATCGGCGGCCTCGCCGCCGCGATCGCGCTGCGGGCGCTCGGCCACGAGGTCGTCGTCTACGAGCAGGCCCCGAAGTTCGCCCGGGTCGGCGCCGACATCAACCTGACCCCGAACGCCGTCCGCGCCCTCGACGGCCTCGGCGTCGGCGCCGCGCTCCGCGAGACCGCGGCCCGCCCGACCCACCGGATCAGCCGCACCTACGACACCGGCGAGGAGACCTCCCGGCTGCCGATGGGCGACATCGCCGAGCAGCAGTACGGCGCGCCGCAGCTCACCATGCACCGCGCCGACCTCATGACCGCGCTGGAAGCCGCGGTCCCCGCCTCGGCCATCCGGTTCTCCGCCAAGGTCACCGGCCTCACCCAGGACGACGAGGGCGTCACCCTGGAGTTCGCCGACGGCACCACCGCCCGGCACGACGCCGTCATCGGCGCGGACGGCATCCACTCCTCCGTCCGGACCGCGCTGTTCGGCAAGGAGAGCCCCGACTTCACCGGTGTCGTCGCGTTCCGGGCCGTCGTGCCCGTCGAGACCCTCGCGGGCGTGGACAACCTGGACGCCTTCACCAAGTGGTGGGGCCCCGACAAGGACACCCAGATCGTGACGTTCCCCCTCAACCGGGGCCGCGATCTCTTCATCTTCGCGACGATCCCGCAGGAGGGGTGGCACGAGGAGTCCTGGACCCAGCCCGGCAACGTCGCCGAACTGAGCGAGCTCTACCGGGACTTCCACCCCGAGGCCCGGCAGCTCCTCGCGGCCTGCGACGAGGTCCTGAAGTCCGCCCTCTACGTCCGTGACCCGCTGGCGTCCTGGACCGTCGGCCGGGCGACCCTGATGGGCGACGCGAGCCACCCGATGATGCCGTTCATGGCCCAGGGCGCCGGCCAGGCCATCGAGGACGGCGTCGTCCTCGCCCGCGCCATCGCCGCGCACGACGCCTTCCCCGCCGCCTTCGCCGCCTACGAGGCCGCCCGCCGCGAGCGCACCGCCCGCATCCAGATCTCCTCCCGCGACAACGCCTGGCTCAAGGAGTCCGGCACCGGCGACTGGGTCTACGGCTACGACGCCTGGACCGTCCCGGTCGCGTGA
- a CDS encoding IclR family transcriptional regulator → MTTPPKDSAAARVLTLLEHVADGGGTANLSDLARATGLNRITAMRLVADLEDLGVLERTGSDHRLGSRLLRLAASALSGQDLTSLGQRALDALSTTLGVSAYLVVANETHLTYLLRSIPDTPLVSHIGIGTVVPLDATTGGRAIAAARTGDNACTWSHSGYEPGIDSVAAPVVPAPGSPVAAISLAAPAGVLDPTPARRTEVEQALRTAAYDLAALLTTTRS, encoded by the coding sequence GTGACCACGCCGCCGAAGGATTCCGCCGCCGCCCGCGTCCTCACCCTCCTGGAGCACGTCGCGGACGGCGGCGGCACCGCCAACCTCTCCGACCTGGCCCGCGCCACCGGCCTCAACCGCATCACCGCCATGCGCCTCGTCGCCGACCTGGAAGACCTCGGCGTCCTGGAGCGCACCGGCTCCGACCACCGCCTGGGCTCCCGTCTGCTCCGCCTGGCCGCCTCCGCCCTTTCCGGCCAGGACCTCACCTCCCTGGGCCAACGCGCCCTCGATGCCCTCAGCACCACCCTGGGCGTCTCGGCTTACCTGGTCGTAGCCAACGAAACCCACCTCACCTACCTTCTCCGCTCCATCCCCGACACCCCCCTCGTCTCCCACATCGGAATAGGCACCGTCGTCCCCCTGGACGCCACCACCGGCGGCCGAGCCATCGCCGCCGCCCGCACCGGCGACAACGCCTGCACCTGGAGCCACTCCGGCTACGAACCAGGCATCGACTCCGTAGCCGCCCCCGTGGTCCCCGCCCCCGGCTCCCCGGTGGCCGCCATCAGCCTCGCCGCCCCCGCCGGCGTCCTGGACCCCACCCCGGCCCGCCGCACCGAAGTAGAACAAGCCCTCCGAACCGCGGCCTACGACCTGGCAGCCCTATTGACCACCACCCGCTCCTAG
- a CDS encoding NUDIX domain-containing protein, translating into MTEDHITPDRAAAIAAVTTDPTASFSRPVVAAGVLFFDEQDHVLLVVPSYKDYREIPGGYVEHGETPSEAAVREVREELGITPPIGRLLITDWAPNEAEGDKLLYIFDGGRLTDEHLAKIHLDPAEIAAIEFHPISAAPTLTIPRLARRLHAAQTARSTGTTLSLEHGSSPITPAP; encoded by the coding sequence ATGACCGAGGATCACATCACCCCGGACCGCGCGGCCGCCATCGCCGCAGTGACCACCGATCCGACCGCGAGCTTTTCGCGTCCCGTCGTCGCCGCCGGAGTCCTCTTCTTCGACGAGCAGGACCACGTGCTCCTCGTCGTCCCCAGCTACAAGGATTATCGCGAGATTCCGGGCGGGTACGTCGAACACGGCGAGACCCCGTCAGAAGCGGCGGTACGTGAAGTCCGCGAAGAACTCGGCATCACCCCGCCCATCGGTCGTCTCCTCATCACCGACTGGGCCCCCAACGAGGCCGAAGGCGACAAGCTCCTCTACATCTTCGACGGGGGCCGCCTCACCGACGAGCACCTCGCGAAGATCCATCTGGATCCCGCCGAGATCGCCGCCATCGAGTTCCACCCCATCTCCGCGGCCCCCACCCTCACCATCCCGCGCCTGGCCCGCCGCCTCCACGCCGCCCAGACCGCCCGCTCAACGGGCACCACCCTCTCCTTGGAGCACGGCAGCTCCCCCATCACGCCCGCACCCTGA
- a CDS encoding NUDIX domain-containing protein → MSTDWGAGRSRPFVAAGVLFFDEWDRVLLVVPTYKDDLDIPGGYVEGGETPWEAAVREVREELGISPPIGRLLVTDWAPDDVEGDKVLYVFDGGRIGADLISEIRLDPGEIAAIAFHPLSEVPTLTIARLARRVQQAGVARATGGTLYLEHGRPFEPRR, encoded by the coding sequence GTGAGTACCGATTGGGGTGCGGGGCGTTCTCGGCCCTTCGTCGCGGCCGGGGTCCTCTTCTTCGACGAGTGGGATCGGGTGCTGCTCGTCGTTCCCACTTACAAGGACGACCTGGATATTCCGGGCGGATACGTTGAGGGCGGGGAGACGCCTTGGGAGGCGGCGGTACGTGAGGTCCGCGAGGAACTCGGGATCAGCCCGCCCATCGGGCGGCTGCTCGTCACCGACTGGGCGCCGGATGACGTCGAAGGCGACAAGGTCCTCTACGTGTTCGACGGGGGGCGGATCGGTGCGGACCTGATCTCCGAGATCCGGCTGGATCCCGGTGAGATCGCCGCGATCGCGTTCCACCCCCTCTCGGAGGTGCCCACCCTCACCATCGCGCGGCTGGCCCGGCGCGTTCAGCAGGCGGGCGTGGCGCGGGCCACCGGCGGCACGCTCTATCTGGAGCACGGGCGGCCCTTCGAGCCCCGCCGCTGA
- a CDS encoding alpha/beta fold hydrolase has translation MTAFDASAAARLLHTREAGDGPLLLCLHGIGSSSASFAPQLTAFADRYHVVAWDAPGYAASPALPSAPGMDGYADLAAVLIASHGAPAVVLGMSWGGVIAMRLAQRHPSLVRALILGDSTRGSAATPEKAAAMRARGPELSSTGPETFSAVRAPRLLRATAPAAEVEAAAKAMAAAIRLPGYAHAADSMAATYLEGSMGDITAHALVLYGEHDRVTGRPESEAIAAQIPGAALAVVPDAGHLANQENPEAFNKELSAFLSTL, from the coding sequence ATGACCGCTTTCGACGCCTCCGCCGCCGCCCGTCTCCTGCACACGCGGGAGGCGGGCGACGGCCCCCTCCTCCTCTGCCTCCACGGCATAGGCTCCAGCTCCGCCTCCTTCGCCCCGCAGCTCACGGCCTTCGCCGACCGCTACCACGTCGTCGCCTGGGACGCCCCCGGCTACGCCGCCTCCCCGGCCCTGCCTTCGGCCCCCGGCATGGACGGCTACGCCGACCTGGCCGCCGTCCTGATCGCGTCGCACGGCGCCCCGGCCGTCGTCCTCGGCATGTCCTGGGGCGGCGTCATCGCGATGCGCCTGGCCCAGCGCCACCCCTCCCTGGTCCGCGCCCTGATCCTCGGTGACAGCACCCGGGGCTCCGCCGCCACCCCCGAAAAGGCCGCCGCCATGCGCGCCCGAGGCCCCGAGCTGTCTTCGACGGGCCCTGAGACGTTCTCCGCCGTGCGAGCCCCGCGCCTCCTGCGCGCGACGGCCCCCGCCGCCGAGGTGGAGGCCGCCGCGAAGGCCATGGCCGCCGCCATCCGCCTCCCCGGCTACGCCCACGCCGCCGACTCCATGGCCGCCACCTACCTGGAGGGCTCCATGGGAGACATCACCGCCCACGCCCTCGTCCTCTACGGCGAACACGACCGAGTGACCGGCCGCCCGGAGAGCGAAGCGATCGCAGCCCAGATCCCCGGCGCCGCGCTGGCCGTCGTCCCCGACGCCGGCCACCTCGCCAACCAGGAGAACCCGGAAGCCTTCAACAAGGAACTCTCCGCCTTCCTGAGCACCCTCTAG
- a CDS encoding cupin domain-containing protein translates to MTETTTSTGTPELEALIDKCLATSATRTADFDTLKFQTKAGEKFRRGQVRYIGSGATGNHEGDQTIIPSDHFTFSNMILPAGCVGPEHTHPDVEEAFFVLEGRVEFSVHDVEDGTKTASRVLGKYDLLCVPAGVPRSLKTVSEEDARICVIIGTRKPAIPSYPVTSEMHGVTRD, encoded by the coding sequence ATGACCGAGACCACGACCTCCACCGGCACGCCCGAGCTGGAAGCCCTCATCGACAAGTGCCTCGCCACCAGCGCGACCCGCACCGCCGACTTCGACACCCTGAAGTTCCAGACCAAGGCCGGCGAGAAGTTCCGCCGCGGCCAGGTCCGCTACATCGGCTCGGGTGCGACCGGTAACCACGAGGGCGACCAGACGATCATCCCCTCGGACCACTTCACCTTCTCGAACATGATCCTTCCCGCGGGCTGCGTCGGCCCCGAGCACACCCACCCGGACGTCGAGGAGGCCTTCTTCGTCCTCGAGGGCCGGGTCGAGTTCTCCGTGCACGACGTGGAGGACGGCACCAAGACCGCCAGCCGCGTCCTCGGCAAGTACGACCTCCTCTGCGTCCCGGCCGGCGTCCCCCGCAGCCTGAAGACGGTCTCCGAGGAGGACGCCCGCATCTGCGTCATCATCGGCACCCGGAAGCCCGCCATCCCGAGCTACCCGGTCACCTCCGAGATGCACGGCGTCACCCGCGACTGA
- a CDS encoding VOC family protein: MSTPAPPKIRALRHVALRTTALEESVAFYSGPWGLEVQERTDDAAYLRAAGPEHHVLQLHAADRNALDHLAFALPTPEEVDAAAAWAAAEGATILEPPGRIDRPGAGYGFRILDPENRVLEISAYVHAVAERPQDVPVPRKVAHCVLNTTDIDALTAWYTRVLGLRVSDWSEHQMVFLRAVGDHHVIAFNQAEWAAPNHVAYEVANLDAWLRSIGRLKVAGHETAWGPGRHGPGDNAFAYYVDPAGLVPEMTAEVMQIDEDTWMPRVWPRIPELSDLFRTAGPPSPHIREHMGGVPDPGWA, from the coding sequence ATGAGCACCCCGGCACCCCCCAAGATCAGGGCCCTGCGCCACGTCGCGCTGCGGACGACGGCCCTCGAGGAGTCCGTCGCCTTCTACAGCGGGCCGTGGGGGCTGGAGGTCCAGGAGCGCACCGACGACGCCGCGTACCTGCGCGCCGCCGGACCCGAGCACCACGTGCTCCAGCTGCACGCGGCCGACCGCAACGCGCTCGACCACCTCGCGTTCGCGCTGCCGACCCCCGAGGAGGTCGACGCCGCGGCCGCCTGGGCCGCCGCCGAGGGCGCGACGATCCTCGAGCCGCCCGGCCGGATCGACAGGCCAGGGGCCGGCTACGGGTTCCGGATCCTCGACCCCGAGAACCGGGTCCTGGAGATCAGCGCCTACGTGCACGCCGTCGCCGAACGGCCCCAGGACGTCCCGGTCCCGCGCAAGGTCGCGCACTGCGTGCTCAACACCACCGACATCGACGCCCTCACCGCCTGGTACACCCGGGTCCTCGGCCTGCGCGTCAGCGACTGGTCGGAGCACCAGATGGTGTTCCTGCGCGCGGTCGGCGACCACCACGTCATCGCCTTCAACCAGGCCGAGTGGGCGGCGCCCAACCACGTCGCCTACGAGGTCGCGAACCTCGACGCCTGGCTGCGCAGCATCGGCAGGCTGAAGGTCGCCGGGCACGAGACGGCCTGGGGCCCCGGCCGGCACGGCCCCGGCGACAACGCGTTCGCCTACTACGTCGACCCCGCCGGGCTCGTCCCGGAGATGACCGCCGAGGTCATGCAGATCGACGAGGACACCTGGATGCCGCGCGTGTGGCCGCGCATCCCGGAACTCTCCGACCTCTTCCGCACAGCGGGGCCGCCCAGCCCGCACATCCGCGAGCACATGGGCGGAGTGCCGGACCCGGGCTGGGCCTGA
- a CDS encoding thiamine pyrophosphate-binding protein: MSDQTPAPRRALDVVNGGDLLVALMEALGVDTAFGVVSVHNMPLVDAISERLRFVPVRHEAAAVNAADAYGRVRGTVGIALTSTGTGAGNAAGSLIEALATGSRVLHVTGQIESRYLGQGRGFIHETKDQAGMLAAVSKAAYTVEDVAGAPELLARAAREAATAPYGPVSVEWPIDLQYQRHEIPALDVAPRPEAALPSASALDEAAALIAAAERPLLWVGGGALDARDEVLELLTRTRAGLLTSNSGRGVVGEGHGACIGNFAMNPAVAPVRERADLLVSIGTHFRSNETGDYALELPAAHVQIDLDPAAIGRVYAASAGLAGDAAAVLRALLDRLPERTATDGTWLTEIAAARRGARQGLRASIGWQAEICDAVRSAFPRTAVLARDVTIPSSMWGNRLLAVEDPSVNVFPRGGGIGQGLAMGIGGALARPDVPSLILAGDGGFAVHLGELGTLAQENPWAVVLLFNDGGYGVLRNTQDGFVGRRSGVDLATPDFGLLSQAYGLPYWKVKSVDEIEGALAAALSVRGAVFVEVDVDALGPIPKPFTPPVSIPGVD; encoded by the coding sequence ATGTCTGACCAGACCCCCGCCCCCCGCCGCGCCCTCGACGTCGTGAACGGCGGTGACCTGCTCGTCGCGCTCATGGAGGCGCTCGGCGTCGACACCGCCTTCGGCGTCGTCAGCGTGCACAACATGCCGCTGGTCGACGCGATCTCCGAGAGGCTGCGCTTCGTCCCCGTCCGGCACGAGGCCGCCGCGGTCAACGCCGCCGACGCCTACGGACGCGTCCGCGGCACCGTCGGCATCGCGCTCACCAGCACCGGGACCGGCGCGGGCAATGCCGCGGGCTCCCTCATCGAGGCCCTCGCCACCGGGTCGCGGGTGCTGCACGTGACCGGCCAGATCGAGAGCCGGTACCTCGGCCAGGGCCGCGGCTTCATCCACGAGACCAAGGACCAGGCGGGCATGCTCGCCGCGGTCAGCAAGGCCGCCTACACGGTCGAGGACGTCGCCGGCGCGCCCGAACTGCTCGCCCGCGCCGCCCGCGAGGCCGCGACCGCCCCTTACGGGCCGGTCAGCGTCGAGTGGCCGATCGACCTCCAGTACCAGCGGCACGAGATCCCGGCCCTGGACGTCGCGCCCCGCCCGGAGGCGGCCCTGCCCTCCGCGTCCGCGCTGGACGAGGCCGCCGCGCTGATCGCCGCGGCCGAGCGCCCGCTGCTGTGGGTCGGAGGCGGCGCGCTCGACGCCCGCGACGAGGTGCTCGAGCTGCTCACCAGGACCCGTGCCGGGCTCCTCACCAGCAACTCCGGGCGAGGAGTCGTCGGTGAGGGGCACGGCGCGTGCATCGGCAACTTCGCGATGAACCCGGCGGTCGCGCCGGTCCGCGAGCGCGCCGACCTGCTCGTCAGCATCGGCACCCACTTCCGCAGCAACGAGACCGGCGACTACGCGCTCGAGCTGCCCGCCGCGCACGTCCAGATCGACCTCGACCCCGCGGCCATCGGCCGGGTCTACGCGGCGAGCGCCGGACTCGCGGGCGACGCCGCCGCCGTGCTGCGCGCCCTGCTCGACCGGCTGCCCGAGCGCACCGCCACCGACGGCACCTGGCTCACCGAGATCGCCGCCGCCCGGCGCGGCGCCCGGCAGGGACTGCGGGCCTCCATCGGCTGGCAGGCCGAGATCTGCGACGCCGTCCGCTCGGCCTTCCCGCGGACCGCGGTCCTCGCCCGGGACGTCACCATCCCGTCCAGCATGTGGGGCAACCGGCTGCTCGCCGTCGAGGACCCGTCCGTCAACGTGTTCCCGCGCGGCGGCGGCATCGGCCAGGGCCTGGCCATGGGCATCGGCGGCGCGCTCGCCCGGCCCGACGTGCCCTCCCTGATCCTCGCCGGAGACGGCGGCTTCGCCGTCCACCTCGGCGAACTCGGCACGCTCGCGCAGGAGAACCCCTGGGCCGTCGTCCTGCTGTTCAACGACGGCGGCTACGGCGTCCTGCGCAACACCCAGGACGGGTTCGTCGGGCGGCGCTCCGGCGTCGACCTCGCCACCCCCGACTTCGGCCTCCTCTCCCAGGCGTACGGCCTGCCGTACTGGAAGGTCAAGAGCGTCGACGAGATCGAGGGCGCGCTCGCCGCGGCCCTGTCCGTCCGGGGGGCCGTCTTCGTCGAGGTCGACGTGGACGCGCTCGGCCCGATCCCCAAGCCGTTCACCCCGCCGGTCTCGATCCCCGGCGTCGACTAG
- a CDS encoding SDR family oxidoreductase, producing the protein MELELTGRTALVTGGSSGIGLATVASLLAEGANVATCGRDPERLRTALAPLREQYGDRLYTGTADVTDAETTTAFVASAVAHFGGLDVLVNNAGRSHTSTFKTTTDDAWRAEVDLKFFGVINPTRAALEALRASDAAAIVNLNAVLARQPEPHLVATSAARAGLLNLSTSMAAEFAADGIRVNSVCVGLIDTGQWRRRYDTAVEEGRSPGSYDEWARSIAANRRIAAGRFGTAEEVAAAVVFLASPRASYVTGTQLEVSGGVARYV; encoded by the coding sequence ATGGAACTGGAACTGACCGGGCGTACGGCCCTTGTCACAGGGGGGAGCTCGGGCATCGGGCTCGCCACCGTGGCGTCGCTGCTCGCCGAAGGGGCGAACGTCGCGACCTGCGGCCGCGACCCCGAAAGGCTCAGGACCGCCCTCGCCCCGTTGCGCGAGCAGTACGGCGACCGCCTGTACACCGGCACCGCGGACGTCACCGATGCCGAGACGACCACCGCGTTCGTCGCCTCCGCCGTCGCGCACTTCGGCGGCCTCGACGTCCTGGTCAACAACGCGGGCCGGTCGCACACCTCGACCTTCAAGACCACCACCGACGACGCCTGGCGCGCCGAGGTCGACCTGAAGTTCTTCGGCGTGATCAACCCGACCCGCGCCGCGCTCGAGGCCCTGCGCGCCTCCGACGCCGCCGCGATCGTCAACCTCAACGCCGTCCTCGCCCGCCAGCCCGAGCCGCACCTCGTGGCGACCTCGGCCGCCCGCGCCGGACTGCTCAACCTCTCCACGTCGATGGCCGCCGAGTTCGCCGCCGACGGCATCCGCGTCAACTCGGTCTGCGTCGGCCTGATCGACACCGGCCAGTGGCGCCGCCGCTACGACACCGCGGTCGAGGAGGGCCGGTCGCCCGGCTCGTACGACGAGTGGGCGCGTTCCATCGCCGCCAACCGCCGGATCGCCGCAGGGCGTTTCGGCACCGCAGAAGAGGTCGCCGCGGCCGTCGTGTTCCTCGCGTCGCCGCGCGCTTCCTATGTCACCGGCACCCAGCTCGAGGTCTCCGGAGGAGTCGCCCGCTATGTCTGA
- a CDS encoding aspartate dehydrogenase domain-containing protein: MSQATTAPRPQAPVKGKAVAVLGYGAIGSVVCDRLLAGAIPGARLDCVVSLDGADTPVPVVTAEEAIARADVLVECAGHAALAAHGLAALNAGVDLVVSSAGALTDKALYDGLRAAGPGRLFLTTGALGGLDLLAAAASAAPFTSVRLTTTKTPRALVQDWMDDARKAELTNATAPLTVFRGPAEEAAGLFPRSLNVAATLALALPGTPVEVELVADPAADVVTHVVSAEGPVGSYRFEVRNLPSPENPRTSRVVPYAVLRTLRDAL, encoded by the coding sequence ATGTCGCAAGCGACGACGGCGCCTCGCCCCCAGGCACCCGTGAAGGGGAAGGCCGTCGCGGTCCTCGGGTACGGCGCGATCGGCTCGGTCGTCTGCGACAGGCTGCTCGCCGGGGCGATCCCCGGAGCGCGGCTCGACTGCGTCGTCAGCCTCGACGGCGCCGACACCCCGGTGCCGGTCGTGACCGCCGAGGAGGCGATCGCGCGGGCCGACGTGCTCGTGGAGTGCGCCGGGCACGCGGCCCTCGCCGCGCACGGCCTCGCCGCCCTGAACGCCGGGGTGGACCTCGTCGTCTCCTCGGCGGGCGCGCTGACCGACAAGGCGCTGTACGACGGCCTGCGCGCGGCGGGTCCCGGCAGGCTGTTCCTCACCACGGGCGCGCTCGGCGGGCTCGACCTCCTCGCCGCGGCCGCCTCGGCCGCCCCGTTCACCTCGGTGCGGCTCACCACCACCAAGACACCGCGGGCGCTCGTCCAGGACTGGATGGACGACGCGCGCAAGGCCGAGCTGACGAACGCGACGGCGCCGCTCACCGTCTTCCGCGGCCCCGCCGAGGAGGCCGCCGGACTGTTCCCCAGGTCCCTCAACGTCGCCGCGACGCTGGCCCTGGCCCTGCCCGGCACCCCGGTCGAGGTGGAGCTCGTCGCCGACCCGGCCGCCGACGTCGTCACCCATGTGGTCTCGGCCGAAGGTCCGGTCGGCTCCTACCGGTTCGAGGTGCGCAACCTGCCGTCTCCGGAGAACCCCCGCACGAGCCGGGTCGTCCCCTACGCCGTCCTGCGCACGCTGCGCGACGCGCTGTAG
- a CDS encoding aldehyde dehydrogenase, with protein MAQNPLPILIGGVLQDGRGKPITSVDPAEGTPVATVAAASEEDVDLAVERAVAAQSDPAWLRMLPHVRARLLTRTAELIEARHEELAVLQSRDNGKPITETRALVASAAGTFRYVAAVLESSDERLTVPRGQYLTLSVHEPIGVVGAITPWNSPIASDAQKLAPALAGGNAVVLKPAGWAPLISLKVGEILLEAGFPPGLVSVLPGAGGTVGQRIVDHPEVGHVSFTGGTDTGRGLAASAARKLMTTSLELGGKSPTIVFDDADLDVAVNGVLYGIFSSQGQSCIAGSRLFVQRAVFDEVVARLAARADALRVGHPRDERTQMGPLITDRHRTSVEEYIGLGTAEGGKVVAGGVRPDDPALACGTYLRPTIITGVGNSSRIAQEEIFGPVLVVIPFEDEADLIAQANDTVYGLAAGVWTRDFPKAWRTARALKAGQVWINTYKQLSVATPFGGFKDSGSTREKGADAIRAYQRQKSVYVDVSGMPIPWAD; from the coding sequence ATGGCACAGAACCCCCTTCCGATCCTGATCGGCGGCGTCCTCCAGGACGGCCGAGGCAAGCCGATCACCAGCGTCGACCCGGCCGAGGGCACCCCCGTCGCGACCGTGGCGGCGGCGTCCGAGGAGGACGTGGACCTCGCCGTCGAGCGCGCGGTCGCCGCGCAGTCCGACCCGGCCTGGCTGCGGATGCTGCCGCACGTGCGGGCCCGGCTCCTCACCAGGACGGCCGAGCTGATCGAGGCCCGGCACGAGGAGCTCGCGGTCCTCCAGTCGCGCGACAACGGCAAGCCGATCACCGAGACGCGGGCGCTGGTCGCCAGCGCGGCGGGCACCTTCCGCTATGTCGCGGCGGTGCTGGAGAGCTCCGACGAGCGGCTCACCGTCCCGCGCGGGCAGTACCTCACCCTGTCGGTGCACGAGCCGATCGGCGTGGTCGGCGCGATCACCCCGTGGAACTCGCCGATCGCCTCCGACGCGCAGAAGCTCGCCCCGGCCCTGGCCGGCGGCAACGCGGTCGTCCTCAAGCCCGCGGGCTGGGCGCCGCTGATCTCCCTCAAGGTCGGCGAGATCCTGCTGGAGGCGGGCTTCCCGCCCGGACTCGTCAGCGTCCTGCCGGGCGCGGGCGGCACCGTCGGCCAGCGCATCGTGGACCACCCCGAGGTCGGGCACGTCTCCTTCACCGGCGGCACCGACACCGGGCGCGGCCTCGCGGCCTCGGCGGCGCGCAAGCTCATGACGACCTCGCTGGAGCTCGGCGGCAAGTCCCCGACGATCGTGTTCGACGACGCCGACCTCGACGTCGCCGTGAACGGCGTCCTGTACGGCATCTTCAGCTCCCAGGGGCAGTCCTGCATCGCCGGGTCCCGGCTCTTCGTGCAGCGCGCGGTCTTCGACGAGGTCGTCGCCCGGCTCGCCGCGCGCGCGGACGCCCTGCGGGTCGGCCACCCCCGCGACGAACGCACCCAGATGGGCCCGCTCATCACCGACCGGCACCGCACCTCGGTCGAGGAGTACATCGGGCTCGGCACCGCCGAAGGCGGCAAGGTCGTCGCCGGGGGAGTCCGGCCGGACGATCCCGCCCTGGCCTGCGGGACCTACCTGCGGCCGACGATCATCACCGGGGTGGGCAACTCCTCCCGGATCGCCCAGGAGGAGATCTTCGGGCCGGTCCTCGTGGTGATCCCGTTCGAGGACGAGGCGGACCTGATCGCGCAGGCCAACGACACCGTCTACGGTCTCGCCGCGGGCGTGTGGACGCGCGACTTCCCCAAGGCGTGGCGGACGGCCCGCGCCCTCAAGGCCGGGCAGGTGTGGATCAACACCTACAAGCAGTTGTCCGTCGCCACGCCGTTCGGCGGGTTCAAGGACTCCGGCTCCACCCGGGAGAAGGGCGCGGACGCCATCCGCGCCTACCAGCGGCAGAAGAGTGTCTACGTCGACGTCAGCGGGATGCCCATCCCCTGGGCCGACTGA
- a CDS encoding ABC transporter permease: MTQPPTVLAGEGTAPAAAPAGKGPAAPRAKAAKPLMERIPTPVLLTAALALLVAVWQGAISLGWVNEYVLPTPWDTATALWDVTADLFTGGPVFDNFLISAQETLYGLLIAAVAGIVLGVLIAETVIGRRVLQPLMIALYAAPKVALAPLFVAWFGFDMAPKVVMAAVIAFFPVMVDTAAGLAGIDEDEDKLFKSLRANAWQRFVKLKLMNALPFVFAGLKSASVLAVIGAIVAEFLGGGEGLGVMVKTASVGFALDRVFAFVILLSVMAFLVYLAVDLIERKVIFWRQTGFLPTES, encoded by the coding sequence ATGACGCAGCCCCCCACCGTCCTCGCCGGGGAAGGCACGGCCCCGGCGGCCGCGCCGGCCGGCAAGGGCCCGGCCGCGCCGCGCGCCAAGGCCGCCAAGCCGCTCATGGAGCGCATCCCCACCCCCGTCCTGCTCACCGCGGCGCTCGCCCTGCTCGTCGCGGTCTGGCAGGGCGCCATCTCGCTCGGGTGGGTCAACGAGTACGTCCTGCCGACCCCGTGGGACACCGCGACGGCCCTGTGGGACGTCACCGCCGACCTGTTCACCGGCGGCCCGGTGTTCGACAACTTCCTCATCTCCGCCCAGGAGACCCTGTACGGCCTGCTCATCGCGGCGGTCGCCGGCATCGTGCTCGGCGTGCTCATCGCCGAGACGGTGATCGGCCGCCGCGTCCTCCAGCCGCTGATGATCGCGCTGTACGCGGCGCCGAAGGTCGCGCTCGCCCCGCTGTTCGTCGCCTGGTTCGGCTTCGACATGGCGCCGAAGGTCGTCATGGCCGCGGTGATCGCGTTCTTCCCGGTCATGGTCGACACCGCGGCGGGCCTCGCCGGGATCGACGAGGACGAGGACAAACTGTTCAAGTCGCTGCGCGCCAACGCCTGGCAGCGGTTCGTCAAGCTCAAGCTGATGAACGCCCTGCCGTTCGTGTTCGCCGGTCTGAAGTCGGCGTCGGTCCTCGCCGTCATCGGCGCGATCGTCGCGGAGTTCCTCGGCGGCGGTGAGGGCCTGGGCGTCATGGTGAAGACCGCGTCGGTGGGCTTCGCGCTGGACCGGGTGTTCGCTTTCGTCATCCTGCTGTCGGTCATGGCCTTCCTGGTCTACCTCGCGGTCGATCTCATCGAGCGCAAGGTGATCTTCTGGCGCCAGACCGGCTTCCTGCCGACCGAGTCCTGA